In Sphingobacterium sp. lm-10, one DNA window encodes the following:
- a CDS encoding EamA family transporter — MWFLWALLAAISAALVVVLTKAGLKNVDSSLAFAIQSILILTITWSVVMYQGNFAALKEIDKQAWIYLLSAGLLTTLSTLFSYKALSMGPASYVVTIERTSLVIAILLSVIFLKEKITWQLIVGAGVMVAGAVLIALSDRPE; from the coding sequence ATGTGGTTTCTATGGGCATTGCTAGCCGCAATATCGGCAGCATTGGTAGTCGTATTGACAAAAGCAGGCTTGAAGAATGTGGATTCAAGTCTAGCATTTGCCATACAATCTATACTGATTCTCACCATTACATGGTCTGTCGTAATGTACCAAGGAAACTTCGCTGCGCTGAAAGAGATTGATAAGCAAGCTTGGATCTATCTGCTTAGTGCTGGCCTACTAACTACGTTGTCTACGCTTTTCTCCTACAAAGCGTTATCGATGGGCCCGGCATCCTATGTGGTCACCATAGAACGCACTTCTTTGGTGATAGCTATTTTATTATCCGTCATTTTCCTGAAAGAGAAGATCACTTGGCAACTTATTGTAGGTGCGGGAGTTATGGTTGCCGGTGCGGTACTCATTGCGTTGTCCGATCGGCCAGAGTAA
- a CDS encoding copper homeostasis protein CutC: MKSEKVIGKYVLEICSSSPTSAIAAQEGGACRIEFCQNLESGGLTPTHAQIELARKNLAIGIFVLIRPRSGNFIYSNLEIEEMIHDIQFCKEMGCDGVVIGALDENGKVNHPQMRELIAAAGAMPVVFHRAFDLCSNPFEALEAIIDLGCTRILTSGLAQTAWEGRDLIRQLIEKAAGRIEIMPGSGVDEKNIQEILDYTRATSIHSSAKEVHVSTAKHKNFAIQGMDEPQTFTSVNRVKSLVRILEEKSAH, encoded by the coding sequence ATGAAATCAGAAAAAGTGATAGGAAAGTATGTATTAGAAATTTGCAGTAGTTCGCCCACTTCGGCAATAGCCGCACAGGAAGGGGGAGCCTGTCGAATTGAATTCTGTCAAAACTTAGAAAGTGGCGGATTGACTCCAACGCATGCGCAGATTGAGCTAGCACGCAAAAATCTAGCAATTGGCATCTTCGTACTCATCCGTCCAAGATCAGGTAATTTCATTTATTCCAATTTGGAAATTGAAGAAATGATCCATGATATTCAATTTTGTAAAGAAATGGGTTGTGATGGCGTGGTGATTGGAGCGCTAGATGAAAACGGAAAAGTTAATCACCCTCAAATGCGAGAGCTAATCGCAGCTGCTGGCGCAATGCCAGTCGTATTTCATCGGGCATTTGATCTGTGTAGCAATCCGTTTGAAGCATTGGAAGCAATTATCGATTTGGGCTGTACACGCATCTTGACTTCAGGCCTAGCGCAAACGGCATGGGAAGGGAGAGATCTGATTCGGCAATTGATTGAAAAAGCAGCTGGTCGTATCGAAATTATGCCTGGATCAGGCGTGGACGAAAAGAATATACAAGAAATTTTGGACTATACTAGAGCCACGAGCATACATAGCTCCGCAAAAGAAGTCCACGTATCTACTGCCAAACATAAAAACTTTGCGATACAAGGAATGGATGAACCTCAAACCTTTACATCCGTAAATCGCGTAAAATCCTTAGTGCGAATTTTAGAAGAAAAATCGGCACATTAA
- a CDS encoding LPXTG cell wall anchor domain-containing protein codes for MNVKSIISAIILATVIIVLFFNREEATFWLFGTIHTSKLIILGIFFLLGMIAGGFLFRRRKKKEYSVSNFHNTDSDLNDTTPIAPTSNLSDADRDYLRRD; via the coding sequence ATGAATGTAAAAAGTATCATCTCCGCCATCATTCTCGCCACCGTTATCATCGTTTTATTTTTCAATAGAGAAGAAGCAACTTTTTGGCTATTTGGAACAATTCACACATCCAAGTTGATTATACTCGGTATATTCTTCTTACTTGGTATGATAGCAGGAGGTTTTTTATTCAGGCGTCGCAAAAAGAAAGAATACAGTGTAAGCAATTTCCATAACACGGATTCAGATCTGAACGATACAACCCCTATAGCACCGACATCGAACTTATCCGATGCTGATCGCGATTATCTACGTAGAGATTAA
- the rpsR gene encoding 30S ribosomal protein S18, with product MANENIQYVTAPKVEDNRKKYCRFKKNGIKYIDYKDGNFLLKFVNDQGKILPRRLTGTSLKFQRKVAQAVKRARIIGLLPYVTDSLK from the coding sequence ATGGCTAACGAGAACATTCAATACGTAACAGCCCCTAAAGTAGAGGACAACCGTAAAAAATACTGTCGTTTCAAAAAGAACGGTATTAAGTATATCGATTATAAAGATGGTAACTTCCTATTGAAGTTTGTAAACGATCAAGGTAAAATCTTACCTCGCCGTCTTACTGGAACATCACTGAAATTTCAACGTAAAGTAGCTCAAGCCGTTAAACGTGCACGTATTATCGGACTATTGCCTTACGTAACTGATTCACTTAAATAG
- a CDS encoding CusA/CzcA family heavy metal efflux RND transporter encodes MLDSIIRFSIKNKIIIGMMTLVLIIWGMWSATKLPIDAVPDITNNQVQIFTSCPTLAGQEVEQLVTFPIEQSIANVPDIEEIRSISRFGLSVITVVFKEEVDIYFARQLINERMKEALENIPAGIGTPEMAPVSTGLGEVYQYIIHPKKGSENKYSAKDLRTMQDWIVARQLYGTPGIAEVNSFGGELKQYEVSVNTDRLRAMGVTIPEVFSALESNNQNTGGAYIDKKPNAYFIRGIGLITTLEDIENIPVKTDGTVPILIKDVAQVGFGSAVRYGALTFNGEVDAVGGVVMMLKGENSNNVVNRIKEKLPTIQNSLPDDVVIEAYLDRTDLVGRAMQTVQKNLIEGALIVIFVLVIFLGNLRAGLIVASAIPLALLFALGMMNVFDVSANLMSLGAIDFGLIVDGAVIVVEATLHHLGLRKSTQKMTQSEMDDEVFNSAAKIRTQAAFGEIIILIVYIPILTLVGVEGKMFTPMAQTVGFAIFGALLLSLTYIPMMCALFLPKQWTGKKTWSDRFMEKLHAFYAPLLQKAIRIKYVIVIATVALFAFSIFLFSRMGAEFMPQLQEGDFAFHCILPQGSSLSQSIETSMQASRIIREFDEVDMVVGKTGAAEVPTDPMPPEATDLMVVLKPIDEWTSGRSYDELGEAIMEKLEVIPGVFFEKNQPIQMRFNELMTGIRQDVAVKIFGEDMDSLAIYAERVNQIVQSVQGTTSPQVEQVSGLPEINIEYDRTRMANYGLTVQLVNDIVSTAFAGKSAGVVYENERRFDLVVRLGTAYRTSIDDVSNLMIPTPQGNQIPLYQVAQITNKLGPAQISREEGKRRIVIGFNVAGRDVQSVVEDIQQKLSTEVQLPTGYYFTYGGQFENLQKASDRLMIAVPVSLLLIFMLLYFTFHSFKQAILIFTAIPMSAIGGIVALLLRDMSFSISASIGFIALFGVAVLNGIVLIGKFNQLEKEGMNNIFERVKEGTRIRLRPVLMTAAVASLGFLPMAISTSAGAEVQKPLATVVIGGLITATFLTLFVLPLLYVIFYSNFRFGRRNKAVTTLAGLLLLFTLGINAAQAQEKLTVDDAISRAVSANLDVQSRSLAVRAAESLRKTTGELPKTAVNFQYGQNEGFEYNDGISISQNIPFPSLFGAKRDAANARVDASISARAISINELKRQVRTYYYQIAYYDNNAITLKSLDSIYQDFIKVAELRYRTGDTPKVDISTAETKRGEIMVMLMQNNTARKNAYQSLQNLLGNTGDFEIVTAGNYQPLSILNVIDSNDVSTNPQVQALYQQAKIAEMDKKVERATGLPDFTLGYSNISLIGNLSRNGIEQFYDRGQRFQFVDVGISIPLTFGATKARIKSLDFQKQAAVTAAAWQQQQLQTDHTNTVRQYEQSLYQYQYFRDQALPNSEEIITAAQLSYRTGDITYMEYLFSLQTATDVKLNYLKSIQQVNEAVIQVYYLINK; translated from the coding sequence GTGTTAGATAGTATTATAAGATTTAGTATTAAGAATAAGATCATCATCGGAATGATGACCCTAGTTCTTATTATTTGGGGAATGTGGAGCGCCACTAAACTCCCCATTGATGCGGTACCAGACATTACTAATAATCAGGTACAGATTTTCACTTCATGTCCGACGCTTGCTGGTCAGGAAGTGGAGCAACTGGTTACTTTTCCCATCGAACAAAGCATCGCCAATGTACCAGATATTGAAGAGATAAGGAGTATATCTCGTTTTGGGCTTTCCGTGATCACTGTCGTTTTTAAAGAAGAAGTCGATATCTATTTTGCCCGACAGCTCATTAACGAGCGGATGAAAGAGGCCTTGGAAAACATCCCTGCCGGAATCGGAACACCAGAGATGGCTCCCGTAAGTACAGGTCTTGGCGAAGTATACCAATACATTATACACCCTAAAAAAGGGAGTGAAAATAAATATTCTGCGAAAGATCTGCGCACGATGCAGGATTGGATCGTAGCCAGACAGTTGTACGGCACGCCAGGCATTGCGGAAGTCAATAGTTTCGGTGGAGAATTAAAGCAGTACGAAGTATCCGTAAATACTGATCGGCTTCGTGCCATGGGTGTCACCATACCCGAGGTTTTTTCCGCTTTGGAAAGCAATAATCAAAACACAGGTGGTGCCTATATTGATAAAAAGCCCAATGCTTATTTTATTCGAGGCATTGGCTTGATCACTACACTGGAAGATATTGAAAATATTCCGGTCAAAACAGATGGTACTGTCCCTATATTGATTAAAGACGTAGCCCAGGTTGGTTTTGGTAGTGCTGTTCGCTATGGCGCCCTCACCTTCAATGGGGAGGTCGATGCGGTAGGTGGTGTAGTGATGATGTTAAAAGGCGAAAACAGCAACAATGTCGTCAACCGTATTAAAGAAAAGCTACCCACCATACAGAACTCCCTACCAGATGATGTAGTGATCGAAGCGTATCTCGATCGGACGGATTTAGTAGGAAGAGCGATGCAAACCGTTCAAAAAAATCTTATAGAAGGAGCCTTAATCGTAATCTTTGTGTTGGTTATTTTTTTGGGCAATCTACGGGCAGGCCTGATCGTTGCCTCTGCTATCCCACTTGCACTACTATTTGCTTTAGGCATGATGAATGTCTTCGACGTGAGCGCGAATCTGATGAGCCTCGGAGCTATAGATTTTGGTTTGATCGTTGACGGTGCCGTTATCGTGGTGGAGGCCACACTTCACCATTTGGGGTTGAGAAAATCAACTCAAAAAATGACACAATCCGAAATGGACGATGAAGTCTTTAATTCGGCAGCCAAAATACGTACACAGGCCGCTTTTGGTGAAATCATCATCCTAATCGTCTACATTCCTATTCTAACATTGGTAGGTGTAGAAGGCAAAATGTTTACCCCAATGGCTCAGACTGTTGGTTTTGCCATCTTTGGAGCACTCCTATTATCACTTACCTATATCCCAATGATGTGCGCGCTATTCCTACCTAAACAATGGACAGGCAAAAAAACCTGGAGCGACCGATTTATGGAGAAGCTACATGCTTTCTACGCCCCATTATTGCAGAAAGCAATACGTATCAAGTACGTGATTGTTATTGCTACCGTCGCCCTTTTCGCCTTCAGCATCTTTCTTTTTAGCCGTATGGGCGCAGAATTCATGCCTCAGCTGCAAGAAGGGGATTTTGCTTTTCATTGTATCCTGCCACAAGGGAGCTCACTCAGTCAGAGTATAGAAACGTCCATGCAGGCCTCAAGAATTATTCGGGAATTTGATGAAGTAGATATGGTGGTTGGAAAGACGGGTGCAGCAGAAGTACCTACCGATCCCATGCCACCAGAGGCAACCGACCTCATGGTGGTACTCAAACCAATTGACGAATGGACATCCGGCAGATCGTATGACGAGCTCGGCGAGGCCATTATGGAAAAACTAGAAGTAATACCAGGTGTATTTTTTGAGAAAAACCAACCGATTCAAATGCGATTCAATGAATTAATGACAGGTATTCGACAGGATGTAGCGGTCAAGATCTTCGGAGAAGACATGGATAGTCTAGCCATTTATGCCGAACGGGTAAACCAGATCGTGCAATCTGTACAAGGCACCACGTCTCCTCAAGTAGAGCAAGTGAGCGGTCTTCCAGAAATCAACATCGAGTACGATCGCACCAGAATGGCCAATTACGGACTCACGGTTCAACTGGTCAATGATATCGTCAGCACAGCATTTGCCGGAAAGAGTGCCGGTGTTGTTTATGAAAATGAAAGGCGATTCGATTTGGTCGTACGCTTAGGTACGGCGTACCGCACCAGTATAGATGATGTCAGCAACCTGATGATTCCGACACCACAAGGTAACCAGATTCCCCTGTATCAAGTAGCGCAGATTACCAACAAATTAGGCCCTGCCCAGATCAGCCGGGAAGAAGGGAAACGCCGGATCGTCATCGGCTTCAACGTCGCTGGGCGTGACGTACAGAGTGTAGTAGAAGATATTCAACAAAAATTATCTACGGAAGTACAACTGCCTACAGGATATTATTTTACCTATGGTGGACAGTTTGAAAATCTACAAAAAGCGAGTGATCGACTCATGATCGCGGTGCCGGTTTCTTTACTATTAATTTTCATGTTGCTTTATTTCACTTTTCATTCCTTCAAGCAGGCCATTTTAATTTTCACCGCAATACCAATGAGCGCCATCGGTGGTATAGTAGCTTTGCTCCTACGCGATATGTCATTCAGTATCAGTGCCAGCATAGGTTTCATTGCTCTTTTCGGCGTAGCGGTACTTAATGGTATTGTATTGATCGGTAAGTTTAATCAATTGGAAAAAGAAGGCATGAACAATATTTTTGAACGCGTGAAGGAAGGTACACGAATCCGTTTACGCCCGGTGTTGATGACTGCTGCTGTGGCCTCTTTAGGTTTCCTTCCTATGGCGATTAGCACCAGCGCTGGAGCCGAAGTACAAAAACCTTTGGCTACCGTAGTAATAGGAGGATTAATAACCGCTACGTTTTTAACCCTGTTTGTACTTCCGCTATTGTACGTCATTTTCTACTCGAACTTTAGATTTGGGCGCAGAAATAAAGCCGTAACAACGCTAGCTGGACTACTCCTATTATTTACCTTGGGCATTAATGCCGCACAGGCACAAGAGAAATTAACAGTTGATGATGCCATTAGTCGTGCGGTATCTGCCAATTTGGATGTACAATCCAGAAGCTTAGCTGTTCGCGCTGCGGAAAGCTTACGCAAAACGACGGGTGAATTACCGAAAACTGCGGTCAATTTCCAATATGGGCAAAATGAAGGATTTGAATATAATGACGGAATCTCAATTAGTCAAAACATCCCGTTTCCATCTCTCTTCGGTGCAAAACGTGATGCGGCAAATGCACGGGTAGACGCATCGATATCGGCAAGAGCCATTTCGATCAATGAACTAAAAAGACAGGTACGTACCTATTACTATCAGATAGCCTATTACGACAACAATGCCATCACCTTGAAATCATTGGATAGCATATATCAAGATTTCATTAAGGTGGCTGAGCTGAGGTATCGTACAGGCGACACGCCTAAAGTTGACATCAGCACTGCTGAAACAAAACGCGGGGAAATAATGGTGATGCTTATGCAGAACAATACCGCACGTAAAAATGCGTATCAGAGCTTACAGAACCTCTTGGGTAATACAGGAGATTTTGAAATTGTAACAGCGGGCAATTACCAACCTTTGAGCATTCTAAATGTCATCGATAGTAACGATGTATCGACCAATCCACAAGTGCAAGCGCTATATCAACAGGCGAAAATAGCCGAAATGGATAAAAAGGTAGAAAGAGCGACTGGACTTCCAGATTTCACACTGGGCTATAGTAATATCTCTTTGATAGGTAACCTCAGCAGAAATGGAATAGAACAATTTTATGACCGTGGGCAGCGTTTTCAATTTGTCGATGTCGGCATATCTATTCCACTTACATTCGGGGCTACTAAGGCGCGCATTAAATCGCTTGATTTTCAAAAGCAAGCTGCAGTAACCGCCGCAGCGTGGCAGCAGCAACAATTGCAGACCGATCACACCAATACCGTCAGACAATACGAACAAAGCCTCTATCAATATCAATACTTTAGGGATCAAGCATTACCCAATTCGGAAGAAATCATAACTGCCGCACAACTGAGTTATAGAACCGGAGATATTACCTACATGGAATACCTATTCTCCTTACAGACTGCGACGGATGTAAAACTTAATTACTTAAAGAGTATCCAGCAAGTAAATGAAGCTGTGATTCAAGTTTATTACCTCATCAATAAATAG
- a CDS encoding efflux RND transporter periplasmic adaptor subunit: MKRYITKTLFVFGFILTAISLNACSSNTTNKAAVKAENGDDHDDDHHGESSIVALSQAQMNAVGIKLGDLETKNLTANITVNGVLRVPNQNKADITSLYGGVIKSLRVELGQRVSKGQVVATIENPQFVQFQEEYITTASRIMQAEQELSRQQELNEGNAGAKRNLQNATAELATLRTRRASLRQQIQMMGINPDRVSDANLQNLLQVTSPVNGVISQVYAKVGSYVDVSSAIAEVLDNSQLHLDLQVFEKDLPKIKIGQVINFVLTNNPTTSYQAKVFNVGSSFQNESKTIAVHSTIQGNKTGLIDGMNVTAALSIADVATLAVPNSAIVESEGRSYLFVQTDDEESAVHVHTDGDNHEDKQKSEEEPHVHVAGEAHDHEKENTKQKTDTVHFERIEIVKGVSYLGYTGITSVKSLPKNAKIVVSGGFFINAKLNDTGEAGHAH; the protein is encoded by the coding sequence ATGAAACGATATATCACTAAGACGCTGTTTGTGTTTGGGTTTATACTAACCGCTATAAGCCTGAATGCCTGCAGCTCAAACACGACTAATAAAGCAGCAGTAAAAGCAGAAAATGGAGATGATCACGATGATGATCATCATGGAGAGTCATCGATTGTGGCGCTAAGCCAAGCTCAAATGAATGCTGTAGGCATTAAACTAGGCGATTTGGAAACAAAAAACCTGACGGCCAACATCACGGTGAATGGCGTACTCCGTGTGCCAAATCAAAACAAAGCCGATATTACTTCCTTGTATGGCGGTGTGATCAAAAGCTTACGTGTCGAATTGGGACAGCGGGTTAGCAAAGGTCAGGTTGTGGCTACCATTGAAAACCCTCAATTTGTGCAGTTCCAAGAGGAATACATAACCACAGCGAGCCGTATTATGCAAGCGGAACAAGAACTTAGCCGACAACAGGAGCTTAACGAGGGAAATGCAGGGGCAAAACGTAACCTGCAAAACGCTACGGCAGAATTAGCGACATTGCGCACTCGTCGAGCATCCTTGCGCCAGCAAATCCAGATGATGGGAATAAATCCAGATAGGGTGAGCGATGCCAACCTACAAAATTTGTTACAGGTAACGAGTCCAGTGAATGGTGTGATCAGTCAGGTTTATGCTAAAGTGGGTAGTTACGTAGACGTATCGTCTGCCATAGCAGAAGTATTGGATAATAGTCAGCTTCACCTCGATCTGCAGGTTTTTGAGAAAGATTTACCAAAGATCAAGATTGGCCAGGTGATTAACTTCGTTCTTACCAATAATCCTACGACCTCCTATCAAGCAAAAGTATTCAATGTTGGGTCGTCCTTTCAAAATGAAAGTAAAACGATCGCAGTTCATAGTACCATACAAGGTAACAAGACCGGCCTTATTGATGGTATGAATGTGACAGCGGCATTGAGCATCGCCGATGTAGCAACGCTAGCCGTGCCCAACTCCGCGATCGTGGAGTCAGAGGGAAGATCATACTTATTTGTCCAAACTGATGATGAAGAATCAGCAGTACATGTACACACAGACGGCGATAACCATGAGGATAAACAAAAAAGCGAAGAAGAACCACACGTACATGTAGCCGGTGAAGCACATGATCACGAAAAAGAAAACACAAAACAAAAGACGGATACAGTACATTTTGAGCGGATCGAAATAGTCAAAGGAGTCTCCTATCTGGGATATACAGGAATTACGTCCGTGAAAAGCCTTCCGAAAAATGCGAAAATCGTCGTCAGTGGAGGATTTTTTATTAATGCTAAACTAAATGACACAGGCGAAGCAGGACACGCCCACTAA
- the rpsF gene encoding 30S ribosomal protein S6, with translation MQQYESVIILTPLLSEDAANEAIAKFKNILVEGGAEIVAEDNWGLRKLAYPIQKKTTGFYHLTEFKASGELIKKLELEYKRDERVMRFLTIALDKHALAYNEKKRSGAFNKKTETKTEEVAG, from the coding sequence ATGCAACAGTACGAATCTGTCATTATTCTTACCCCGTTGCTTTCTGAAGATGCTGCGAACGAAGCGATTGCGAAGTTCAAAAATATTCTTGTAGAGGGCGGAGCCGAAATTGTCGCTGAAGACAATTGGGGTTTGAGAAAATTAGCGTATCCAATCCAGAAAAAAACGACTGGATTTTATCACTTAACTGAATTCAAGGCTTCGGGTGAATTAATCAAAAAATTAGAGCTTGAATACAAGCGTGATGAGCGCGTGATGCGTTTCCTTACTATCGCATTGGATAAGCATGCACTTGCTTACAATGAGAAGAAACGTAGCGGAGCATTCAACAAGAAAACAGAAACCAAAACTGAGGAGGTAGCAGGCTAA
- a CDS encoding 3-oxoacyl-ACP synthase — protein MEKIKQIETSLDLSQDSLISDTKSSAGDKYETSREMIQQDLDRLQRQLKEAQKDQQVLQSIPSLPPTKENRARLGSLVKTETGLYFLSIGIGKVTCLDQIVFVVSLQSPIGQLLLGKGVGDSFTFQQKSHVISAIQQAEE, from the coding sequence ATGGAGAAAATAAAGCAAATAGAGACCTCTTTGGATTTATCGCAGGATTCCTTAATAAGTGATACAAAAAGCAGCGCGGGAGATAAGTATGAGACCTCTCGCGAAATGATACAGCAAGATCTCGACCGTCTGCAACGACAGCTTAAGGAAGCACAGAAAGATCAGCAAGTATTACAATCGATTCCCTCACTGCCTCCAACCAAGGAAAACCGCGCGCGTTTAGGTAGTTTGGTAAAAACAGAAACGGGCTTGTATTTCTTGTCTATTGGAATTGGGAAGGTAACTTGTTTGGATCAAATCGTTTTCGTCGTATCTTTACAGTCGCCAATAGGACAGTTATTATTGGGCAAAGGTGTTGGCGATAGTTTTACCTTCCAACAAAAATCTCACGTTATTTCAGCTATACAACAGGCAGAGGAATAG
- a CDS encoding glycosyltransferase family 39 protein, which yields MKNYILVSLILAKFLIQFFLISPEYELHRDELLHLDQANHLAWGYLSVPPATSWISYLIKLLGNSIFWIKFFPALFGALTILAVWKTIEALKGNLFALLFGSLCVTFSVLFRLNTLYQPNSLDVLCWTSFYFFLIKFLNQRQAKWIYLCAIIFALGFLNKYNMIFLLLGLLPALMITKERRILLHKNVYYGVAIVIALITPNLIWQFQNNFPVFHHLNELSETQLVHVDRWNLILSLLLYFPGTFVVILFGLYALARDSAFEKYRTFFWSFFSTILIFLFFRAKDYYAIGIYPIYFAFGSVYIASLCESRIGKVLKPILIALPILFFIPIYNIAFPNKDPEYIVNNPDLYRKFGMLKWEDGKEHSLPQDFADMLGWKELAYKVDRIYSGIPNKEQTLILCDNYGQAGAINYYSKQGVRAVSFSADYLNWFDFQPQYINLIRVKNANERNREMAETSPYFEQSLDVDSVTNPNAREHGTVIFCFLRSKIDINERVKKEVEEEQAFMKR from the coding sequence ATGAAAAACTACATTCTGGTATCTCTTATCTTAGCAAAATTCCTCATTCAATTTTTCTTAATAAGCCCAGAATACGAATTGCATCGCGATGAGTTGCTACATCTTGACCAAGCCAATCATCTGGCTTGGGGATACCTATCTGTGCCCCCCGCAACATCTTGGATTTCTTACCTCATCAAATTGCTGGGCAATTCCATCTTTTGGATCAAATTCTTTCCCGCATTATTTGGAGCACTAACGATTCTTGCCGTCTGGAAAACGATCGAAGCATTAAAAGGAAACCTATTCGCTTTACTATTTGGTTCGTTGTGTGTCACTTTTTCTGTGTTGTTTCGATTAAACACATTGTATCAACCCAATTCCTTAGACGTACTTTGTTGGACATCATTTTACTTTTTCTTGATCAAGTTTCTAAATCAACGACAAGCGAAGTGGATATACCTATGTGCTATCATATTTGCTTTAGGCTTTCTAAACAAGTATAACATGATCTTCTTACTGCTTGGCTTATTGCCTGCACTGATGATCACTAAGGAGCGAAGGATTCTACTCCATAAAAATGTGTATTATGGCGTTGCTATAGTTATTGCATTAATTACGCCGAATCTAATTTGGCAGTTTCAAAATAACTTCCCGGTGTTTCATCACCTCAACGAGCTCTCGGAAACACAACTTGTGCATGTAGATAGATGGAATTTAATTCTTTCACTCCTGCTCTACTTCCCTGGAACTTTCGTAGTTATTCTATTTGGTTTGTATGCACTAGCGCGCGATTCCGCTTTCGAAAAATATCGGACTTTCTTTTGGTCTTTCTTCTCAACAATACTTATCTTTTTATTTTTTCGAGCAAAAGATTATTACGCCATCGGAATCTACCCAATATACTTTGCTTTCGGCTCTGTTTATATAGCTTCATTATGTGAAAGCAGAATTGGCAAAGTATTGAAGCCAATCCTAATTGCCCTACCGATTTTATTCTTTATACCAATCTATAACATCGCATTTCCCAACAAAGATCCGGAGTACATTGTAAATAACCCAGATTTGTACCGAAAATTTGGAATGTTAAAATGGGAAGACGGTAAAGAACATTCGCTTCCTCAGGATTTTGCTGATATGTTGGGATGGAAGGAGCTAGCCTATAAAGTAGATCGTATTTACAGTGGAATTCCAAACAAAGAACAGACGCTCATATTGTGCGATAATTATGGACAAGCTGGAGCAATAAATTACTATTCGAAGCAAGGGGTCAGAGCCGTATCATTCAGTGCGGATTATCTAAATTGGTTTGATTTTCAACCGCAGTATATTAATTTAATTCGTGTAAAAAATGCAAATGAAAGAAATAGGGAAATGGCCGAAACGTCGCCTTATTTTGAACAATCTTTGGATGTCGACTCGGTCACCAATCCTAACGCTAGAGAGCATGGAACAGTTATATTCTGCTTTTTGAGATCAAAAATCGACATCAATGAAAGAGTAAAAAAAGAAGTGGAAGAGGAACAGGCTTTTATGAAAAGGTAA
- the rplI gene encoding 50S ribosomal protein L9: MEVILRQDVKHLGEKDDVVVVKPGYGRNYLIPQGFAALATSSAKKVLAENIKQAQFKQEKIQKDAAELATKLEAIKLTIGAKAGESGKIFGKVNSLQIAEALKAQGYEVDRRRITFEEEPKNLGEYVANLNLHKEVKVQVPFEVVAE, from the coding sequence ATGGAAGTTATATTAAGACAAGATGTTAAACACCTTGGAGAGAAAGACGATGTCGTAGTAGTAAAGCCAGGTTATGGCCGTAACTACCTAATTCCTCAAGGATTTGCTGCTTTGGCAACATCATCAGCAAAAAAAGTGCTAGCAGAAAACATTAAGCAAGCACAATTTAAGCAAGAAAAAATCCAGAAGGATGCTGCTGAATTGGCTACTAAATTAGAAGCTATTAAATTAACTATCGGAGCTAAAGCTGGCGAAAGCGGCAAAATCTTCGGTAAAGTAAATAGCCTTCAGATTGCTGAAGCGTTGAAAGCACAAGGTTATGAGGTGGATCGCCGCCGCATTACTTTCGAAGAAGAGCCTAAAAACTTAGGTGAATATGTAGCTAACCTTAACTTACACAAAGAAGTAAAGGTACAAGTTCCTTTTGAAGTAGTAGCTGAGTAA